The Aliidongia dinghuensis genome window below encodes:
- a CDS encoding autotransporter domain-containing protein, protein MRAFIAGVGVSLAMLSGAAQAASEFSNILVFGDSLSDNGNIPKLFGINVPAPPYYMNRFSNGPVYAEYLNGLLSVPAGNFTDYAIGGAQAGTGNIGGLPNAGVSQEIDRYLATNPHPGARDLTVVWAGANDYFGALPGIQALPTSQQTAALQTQVNTTVGNIVADVTRLAQAGVTNFVVPNLPNLGATPDFNTSPTNSATATQISTIHNQLLPTALAALQAQYHVNIIVVDVSALNAQVLADPTKFGVTNTTQQCLLNAACVAQKLPYLFWDGVHPTEQSHALLAQYFASTIDAPTVVGAQGELAIIAIQNTFDAITSRTQALRDGASGLLLSDLGGTGGGSGIANPDKPFAAFVSGTHGWGKRDDRTTAAGFNYTADNVYAGLDYRITPNLVAGGLFGYGTTKGDLHGSMGEADLDSYQGALYATYFQGGFYGTLGGTYVGDSWGKLNRNTFVVGEVAAATSQGRTAGLKFETGYVFDVGGVHLGPVGEVRYANIRIDGYSESGADGMNQQVDHQNFDTLVGAFGGQLSFTAGFGEVSLSPHLRVTYDHEFKDGPRDIITRLVSQPLLTNATLLDTPARDSVRIGGGVDIGMGANMSALVDFNATTSRSDGNDYQATAKLRLSF, encoded by the coding sequence ATGCGCGCTTTCATCGCCGGAGTCGGCGTCTCGCTCGCCATGCTGTCCGGCGCGGCCCAAGCCGCCAGCGAATTTTCCAACATCCTCGTGTTCGGCGACAGCCTGTCCGATAACGGCAACATTCCGAAGCTGTTCGGCATCAACGTGCCGGCCCCGCCCTATTACATGAACCGCTTCTCGAACGGGCCGGTCTATGCCGAGTACCTGAACGGGCTGCTCAGCGTCCCGGCGGGGAACTTCACCGACTACGCCATCGGCGGCGCCCAGGCCGGCACCGGCAATATCGGCGGCCTGCCCAATGCCGGCGTGTCGCAGGAGATCGACCGTTATCTCGCGACCAATCCGCACCCTGGCGCCCGCGATCTGACCGTCGTCTGGGCCGGCGCCAACGACTATTTTGGCGCGCTGCCCGGCATCCAAGCCCTGCCGACCTCCCAGCAGACGGCGGCCTTGCAGACGCAGGTCAACACGACCGTTGGCAATATCGTGGCCGACGTGACGCGCCTCGCCCAGGCCGGCGTCACCAATTTCGTCGTGCCGAACTTGCCGAATCTGGGTGCCACGCCGGACTTTAATACCAGTCCGACCAACTCGGCGACCGCGACCCAGATCTCGACGATCCACAACCAGCTGCTGCCGACCGCACTCGCCGCTTTGCAGGCGCAGTACCACGTCAACATCATCGTCGTGGACGTGAGTGCGCTCAACGCCCAGGTGCTGGCCGACCCGACCAAGTTCGGCGTCACCAACACGACCCAGCAATGCCTGCTCAACGCCGCCTGCGTCGCGCAGAAGCTGCCGTACCTGTTCTGGGATGGCGTGCATCCGACCGAACAGAGCCACGCGCTGCTCGCGCAATATTTCGCGTCCACGATCGATGCCCCGACCGTGGTCGGTGCGCAAGGCGAGCTCGCCATCATCGCCATCCAGAACACGTTCGACGCCATCACCAGCCGCACCCAGGCGCTGCGCGACGGCGCTTCTGGGCTCCTCCTCTCCGACCTCGGCGGCACAGGCGGCGGCAGTGGCATCGCCAACCCGGACAAGCCGTTCGCCGCCTTCGTCTCCGGCACCCACGGCTGGGGCAAGCGCGATGACCGCACAACGGCGGCCGGCTTCAACTACACTGCCGACAATGTCTATGCCGGCCTCGACTATCGGATCACGCCCAACCTGGTCGCGGGCGGCCTGTTCGGCTATGGCACGACCAAGGGCGACCTGCACGGCAGCATGGGCGAGGCCGATCTCGACAGTTACCAGGGCGCGCTCTACGCCACATACTTCCAGGGCGGCTTCTACGGCACGCTTGGTGGCACCTATGTCGGCGACAGCTGGGGCAAGCTCAACCGCAATACCTTCGTCGTAGGCGAAGTGGCGGCGGCGACGAGCCAGGGCCGCACGGCCGGCCTCAAGTTCGAGACCGGCTATGTCTTCGATGTGGGCGGCGTCCATCTCGGCCCGGTCGGCGAGGTGCGTTACGCCAACATCCGCATCGACGGCTACAGCGAAAGCGGCGCCGACGGCATGAACCAGCAGGTCGACCATCAGAACTTCGACACGCTGGTCGGCGCATTCGGCGGCCAGCTGTCCTTCACCGCCGGCTTCGGCGAGGTCAGCCTGTCGCCGCACCTGCGCGTGACCTACGACCACGAGTTCAAGGATGGGCCGCGCGACATCATTACCCGCCTCGTCTCGCAGCCGCTCCTGACGAACGCGACACTGCTCGACACGCCGGCGCGCGACTCCGTGCGCATCGGCGGCGGCGTCGACATCGGCATGGGCGCCAACATGAGCGCGCTCGTCGACTTCAACGCCACGACCAGCCGCAGCGACGGCAACGACTATCAGGCGACAGCGAAGCTGCGCCTTAGCTTCTGA
- a CDS encoding AraC family transcriptional regulator, with protein sequence MSARIHRAIQHRSPIVGIEVLSLTSNLAFPRHVHDHLGIGVIAEGGHRSWSDIGAVEAVAGEIIMVNPGEMHDGLPVAGHIRSWRMLCFEPDLVARELADETPHLPDAVLPMASDPMLAARFLRLFERMREAAPEALAVEEGVLATLMQVMRRHASRPIAVDRRSPVVAKAQRRIDEAPELPVTLAELAALAGTSRFQLLRGFARELGITPHAYLVTRRVGLARRLIRAGHALADVAAAAGFADQSHLNRAFVRQCGVTPGRYRAALA encoded by the coding sequence GTGAGCGCCCGCATCCATCGTGCCATCCAGCACCGCTCGCCGATCGTCGGGATCGAGGTGCTGAGCCTCACCTCGAACCTGGCCTTTCCGCGCCATGTCCATGATCATCTCGGCATCGGCGTCATCGCCGAGGGCGGGCATCGGTCCTGGAGCGACATCGGCGCCGTCGAGGCGGTGGCCGGCGAGATCATCATGGTCAATCCGGGCGAGATGCACGATGGCCTGCCGGTCGCCGGCCATATTCGCTCCTGGCGCATGCTGTGTTTCGAGCCGGATCTGGTCGCGCGCGAGTTGGCCGACGAGACGCCGCACCTGCCGGATGCAGTGCTGCCGATGGCGAGCGATCCCATGCTGGCGGCGCGGTTCCTGCGGCTGTTCGAACGCATGCGTGAGGCAGCGCCGGAAGCGCTTGCGGTCGAGGAAGGCGTGCTCGCGACCCTGATGCAGGTCATGCGCCGGCACGCGAGCCGGCCGATCGCGGTCGATCGCCGCTCGCCGGTCGTCGCCAAGGCGCAACGACGGATCGACGAGGCGCCGGAGCTGCCAGTGACATTGGCAGAGCTTGCCGCCCTTGCCGGCACCAGCCGGTTCCAGCTGCTGCGCGGCTTCGCGCGCGAGCTTGGCATCACGCCGCATGCCTATCTGGTGACGCGCCGGGTCGGGCTCGCGCGCCGGCTGATCAGGGCGGGCCATGCGCTCGCCGACGTCGCGGCCGCGGCCGGCTTCGCCGACCAGAGCCACCTGAACCGCGCCTTCGTGCGCCAATGCGGCGTCACACCCGGGCGCTATCGCGCGGCACTCGCCTGA
- a CDS encoding methyltransferase domain-containing protein yields MRDGYVHGYAPREQQRLQDQARSLADLLHHDTAYPAGARVLEVGCGVGAQTVTLARRSPGAEITAVDISAVSLAEAERAVEAAGFGNVRFLEADLFDLPFAPESFDHVFACFVLEHLAQPAAALERFIRLVRPGGTVTVIEGDHGLICFHPESAAARAAIECQAALQRAVGGDALIGRRLYPLLRAAGLEAVRVSPRMVYVDGSRPDLAESFTRDTFTAMIEGVATQAVEAGLADAAHFAAGVRDLHRTAEPDGMFTYTFFKGVGTRPA; encoded by the coding sequence TTGCGCGACGGCTATGTGCACGGCTACGCGCCGCGCGAGCAGCAGCGGCTGCAGGACCAGGCGCGTTCGCTCGCCGACCTGCTGCACCACGACACGGCCTATCCGGCCGGCGCCCGGGTGCTGGAGGTGGGGTGCGGCGTCGGCGCCCAGACCGTGACGCTCGCCCGGCGCAGCCCGGGGGCCGAGATCACCGCCGTCGACATCTCGGCCGTCTCGCTCGCCGAGGCTGAGCGGGCGGTCGAGGCGGCAGGCTTCGGCAACGTGCGCTTCCTCGAGGCCGATCTCTTCGACCTGCCGTTCGCGCCCGAAAGCTTCGACCATGTCTTTGCCTGCTTCGTGCTGGAGCATCTGGCCCAGCCGGCGGCGGCGCTCGAGCGCTTCATCCGGCTGGTGCGGCCGGGCGGGACCGTGACGGTGATCGAGGGCGACCATGGGCTCATCTGCTTCCATCCGGAGAGTGCGGCGGCCCGGGCGGCAATCGAGTGTCAGGCGGCGCTGCAGCGCGCGGTGGGCGGCGATGCCTTGATCGGCCGGCGGCTCTATCCGCTGCTCCGCGCGGCCGGGCTCGAAGCGGTGCGCGTGTCGCCGCGCATGGTCTATGTCGACGGCAGCCGGCCGGACCTGGCCGAGAGCTTCACGCGCGACACGTTCACCGCGATGATCGAGGGTGTCGCGACGCAAGCTGTCGAGGCCGGGCTCGCCGATGCTGCGCACTTTGCCGCCGGCGTCCGCGACCTGCACCGGACCGCCGAACCGGACGGCATGTTTACCTACACATTCTTCAAGGGCGTCGGCACCCGCCCGGCCTGA
- a CDS encoding DUF962 domain-containing protein codes for MADLTHRDGALDYHAFWLRYLRAHAKPETRALHYCGSLLALAAVVLAIASGAWLWLIAAPLLGYGFAWTAHFGVEHNKPETFGHPFWSLMSDYRMLGLFLTGRLGPHLAAAGVRPGA; via the coding sequence ATGGCCGACCTGACCCACCGCGATGGGGCGCTCGACTATCACGCATTCTGGCTGCGCTACCTCCGGGCCCACGCGAAGCCGGAGACGCGCGCGCTGCACTATTGCGGCAGTCTCTTGGCCCTTGCTGCGGTCGTGCTCGCGATCGCGAGCGGGGCTTGGCTCTGGCTGATCGCAGCCCCGCTCCTGGGCTACGGCTTCGCCTGGACCGCCCATTTCGGCGTCGAGCACAACAAGCCCGAGACCTTCGGCCATCCGTTCTGGTCGCTCATGAGCGACTACCGCATGCTGGGCCTGTTCCTGACGGGCCGCCTTGGCCCGCACTTGGCCGCGGCCGGCGTGCGGCCCGGCGCGTGA
- the leuB gene encoding 3-isopropylmalate dehydrogenase, with protein sequence MTANKKLLVLPGDGIGPEVMDEVERVVEWLDAKRRVTFSVERALVGGSAYDAEGTPLTDATMAKAQGADAVLLGAVGGPKWEKLPFEHRPERGLLRLRKEMALFANLRPAQVFEPLVDASSLKPDLVRGLDIMILRELTGGVYFGEPRGIETLPNGEKRGFNTQSYTTSEIERVARVGFELARKRSNKLCSVEKANVMESGVLWREVVQALGDKDYPDVELSHMYADNCAMQLVRAPKQFDVIVTDNLFGDILSDCAAMLTGSLGMLPSASLGAADESGRRKALYEPVHGSAPDIAGKGLANPLATLMSFAMMLRYSFDMDEDAALIEDAVEKLLAKGVRTADIRLEGRAPVSTQEMGKALIAELETLATEQ encoded by the coding sequence GTGACGGCGAACAAGAAACTCCTGGTCTTGCCCGGCGACGGCATCGGCCCTGAGGTGATGGACGAGGTCGAGCGCGTGGTCGAGTGGCTCGACGCCAAGCGGCGCGTGACCTTCTCGGTCGAGCGCGCGCTCGTCGGCGGCTCGGCGTACGACGCCGAGGGCACGCCGCTCACGGATGCGACCATGGCGAAGGCGCAGGGTGCGGACGCGGTGCTGCTGGGCGCCGTCGGCGGCCCGAAATGGGAGAAGCTGCCGTTCGAGCACCGGCCGGAACGCGGCCTCCTGCGCTTGCGCAAGGAGATGGCGCTGTTCGCCAACCTGCGCCCCGCCCAGGTGTTCGAGCCGCTGGTCGATGCGTCGAGCCTGAAGCCCGACCTCGTGCGCGGGCTCGACATCATGATCCTGCGCGAGCTCACCGGCGGCGTCTATTTCGGCGAGCCGCGCGGCATCGAGACGCTGCCCAATGGCGAGAAGCGCGGCTTCAACACCCAGAGCTATACGACGAGTGAGATCGAGCGGGTCGCGCGCGTGGGATTCGAGCTCGCCCGCAAGCGCTCGAACAAGCTCTGCTCGGTCGAGAAGGCGAACGTCATGGAGTCGGGCGTGCTGTGGCGCGAGGTCGTGCAGGCCTTGGGCGACAAGGACTATCCCGACGTCGAATTGAGCCACATGTACGCCGACAATTGCGCGATGCAGCTGGTCCGCGCACCGAAGCAGTTCGACGTGATCGTCACCGACAACCTGTTCGGCGACATCTTGAGCGACTGCGCCGCGATGCTGACCGGCTCGCTCGGCATGCTGCCGTCGGCCTCGCTGGGGGCGGCCGACGAGAGCGGCCGGCGCAAGGCGCTCTACGAGCCGGTGCACGGCTCCGCACCGGACATTGCCGGCAAGGGCCTGGCGAACCCGCTCGCGACCCTCATGAGCTTCGCCATGATGCTGCGCTACTCCTTCGACATGGACGAGGATGCGGCACTCATCGAGGATGCGGTCGAAAAGCTGCTCGCCAAGGGCGTGCGGACGGCCGACATCCGGCTCGAAGGCCGTGCGCCGGTCTCGACCCAGGAGATGGGCAAGGCGCTGATCGCCGAGCTCGAAACCCTTGCCACCGAGCAATAA
- the leuD gene encoding 3-isopropylmalate dehydratase small subunit: protein MQKFTSLTGVAAPLPMINIDTDKIIPKQYLKTIQRTGLGKGLFDEMRYKADGSENPDFVLNQPAYRQSKILVAGENFGCGSSREHAPWALLDYGIRCIIASSFADIFYNNCFKNGVLPLIVPEETVAQLMEDAGKGANAVLTIDLENQTISRPDGEKVSFQIDPFRKHCLLNGLDDIGLTLEKGREIDSYEDQLKLTQPWLARA from the coding sequence ATGCAGAAATTCACCAGCCTGACCGGGGTCGCGGCCCCGCTGCCGATGATCAACATCGACACCGACAAGATCATCCCGAAGCAGTACCTGAAGACGATCCAGCGGACCGGGCTCGGCAAGGGCCTGTTCGACGAGATGCGCTACAAGGCCGACGGTTCGGAGAACCCGGACTTCGTCCTGAACCAGCCGGCCTATCGCCAGTCGAAGATCCTGGTCGCCGGCGAGAATTTCGGCTGCGGCTCGAGCCGCGAGCATGCACCCTGGGCGCTGCTCGACTACGGCATCCGCTGCATCATCGCGTCGAGCTTCGCCGACATCTTCTACAACAACTGCTTCAAGAACGGCGTCCTGCCGCTGATCGTGCCGGAAGAGACCGTGGCGCAGCTGATGGAGGACGCCGGCAAGGGCGCCAACGCGGTGCTGACCATCGACCTCGAGAACCAGACGATCAGCCGCCCGGACGGCGAGAAGGTGTCGTTCCAGATCGACCCGTTCCGCAAGCATTGCCTGCTGAACGGCCTCGACGACATCGGCCTCACCCTCGAAAAGGGCCGGGAGATCGACAGCTACGAGGACCAGCTCAAGCTGACCCAGCCCTGGCTCGCGCGGGCGTAA